From the genome of Streptacidiphilus rugosus AM-16, one region includes:
- a CDS encoding inorganic diphosphatase, which produces MDFVVVVEIPQGSRNKYEMDHTLGRIRLDRMLFTSTRYPADYGYVEGTLGLDGEPLDALVLGGDPTFPGVMIHCRALGMFRMNDACGEDDKVLCVPATDPRMDHLRELDDALTHDLREIQHFFEVYKDLEPGKSFDSASSWLGRSAAEQEITAARARRAGGSRRECDARSTPVHDSSRPKQF; this is translated from the coding sequence GTGGACTTCGTTGTCGTCGTCGAGATCCCCCAGGGTTCCCGCAACAAGTACGAGATGGACCACACTCTTGGGCGTATCCGGTTGGACCGGATGCTGTTCACTTCCACCCGGTATCCCGCCGACTACGGCTACGTTGAAGGCACCCTCGGACTGGACGGCGAGCCCCTGGACGCCCTGGTTCTGGGTGGCGATCCCACCTTCCCCGGTGTGATGATCCACTGCCGTGCGCTGGGCATGTTCCGGATGAACGACGCGTGCGGCGAGGACGACAAGGTGCTGTGCGTCCCGGCGACCGACCCCCGGATGGACCACCTGCGCGAGCTGGACGACGCGCTCACCCACGACCTTCGCGAGATCCAGCATTTCTTCGAGGTCTACAAGGATCTGGAGCCGGGCAAGTCCTTTGACAGCGCATCGTCCTGGCTCGGCCGGTCCGCGGCCGAGCAGGAGATCACCGCCGCCCGGGCCCGCCGAGCCGGCGGATCCCGCCGCGAGTGCGACGCCAGGTCGACGCCCGTGCACGACAGCTCCAGGCCAAAACAATTTTGA
- a CDS encoding ferritin-like domain-containing protein: MGQERVDTRLLEELTEQAQDLNSDALRITRGAFEDFAEQAAARRWWQRGGALAVLAGGVALLGTGRAAVASGSTDDVMALQTAASIENLAVSVYTTAAGLPFVKDGNKTVAAFLAKTTGQHQAHAQAFNAAATQAGGKAQNNPDPKYAAIVKQTLPSIKTPADVVKLAITLEDVAAQTYTKNVSQVSDPQLRKLFASVAPVEAQHRAVLLAVQALLTGGHPELITIPVDPFKLPAAAGSVGFPDAFYPTKNASPISEGAVQ, encoded by the coding sequence ATGGGCCAGGAGCGCGTCGATACCCGGTTGCTCGAGGAGCTGACCGAGCAGGCGCAGGACCTCAACAGTGACGCGCTGCGGATCACGCGTGGGGCGTTCGAGGACTTCGCCGAGCAGGCGGCAGCGCGACGCTGGTGGCAACGTGGTGGCGCCCTGGCCGTACTGGCGGGAGGTGTGGCGCTTCTGGGCACGGGACGGGCGGCGGTCGCGAGCGGGAGCACGGACGACGTCATGGCGCTGCAGACGGCGGCGTCGATCGAGAACCTGGCGGTGAGCGTGTACACGACCGCGGCCGGGTTGCCGTTCGTCAAGGACGGCAACAAGACCGTGGCCGCGTTCCTCGCGAAGACGACCGGTCAGCATCAGGCGCACGCGCAGGCGTTCAACGCGGCTGCAACGCAGGCGGGTGGCAAGGCGCAGAACAACCCGGACCCGAAGTACGCCGCGATCGTGAAGCAGACGCTGCCGTCGATCAAGACCCCCGCCGACGTGGTCAAGCTCGCGATCACGCTTGAGGACGTGGCCGCGCAGACCTACACCAAGAACGTCTCCCAGGTCTCTGATCCGCAGCTGCGCAAGCTGTTCGCGTCCGTCGCCCCGGTGGAGGCGCAGCACCGGGCCGTCCTCCTGGCCGTGCAGGCGTTGCTCACTGGTGGCCATCCGGAGCTGATCACCATCCCGGTGGACCCGTTCAAGCTGCCGGCTGCGGCCGGCAGCGTCGGATTCCCCGACGCGTTCTACCCAACCAAGAACGCCTCGCCGATCAGCGAAGGAGCCGTGCAGTGA
- a CDS encoding ferritin-like domain-containing protein: MSGTRGGWELPITEGELTRLTKDLVEAHYTYLPVMQASAADLTGQIRDQRAGQVPDGAPLLAQASRRRFLLGAGGVAAAFALAACTSSSTKNAVGGASSSPVAGSSASSSVYTGDLQVVALATALENQAVGAYTAALATAKAGTLGPIPPAVGTFATTAMSQHADHAKAWNAVLTGAGKPAITGVPLSNQPATLKALGAATDVGAVAKLALQLEQQAAQTYLFATYSVTSPAGIATAATIAPVEAMHAAILNFVLGQYPVPDDFLPVDKAASPTLLTI, encoded by the coding sequence GTGAGCGGCACCCGAGGCGGCTGGGAGCTGCCGATCACCGAGGGTGAGCTCACCCGCCTCACCAAGGACCTCGTTGAGGCCCACTACACCTACCTTCCCGTGATGCAAGCCTCCGCGGCAGACCTGACCGGGCAGATCCGCGACCAGCGCGCCGGCCAGGTCCCCGACGGCGCGCCGTTGCTGGCGCAGGCGTCGCGGCGCCGGTTCCTGCTCGGCGCGGGCGGGGTGGCCGCCGCGTTCGCTCTGGCGGCCTGCACCAGTTCCTCGACCAAGAACGCGGTCGGGGGTGCGAGCAGTTCGCCCGTTGCTGGTTCGTCCGCGTCCAGCAGCGTGTACACCGGGGACCTGCAAGTCGTCGCGCTGGCCACGGCTTTGGAGAACCAGGCGGTCGGCGCGTACACCGCCGCGCTGGCCACGGCGAAGGCCGGGACACTCGGCCCCATCCCGCCTGCGGTCGGCACGTTCGCGACCACGGCGATGAGCCAGCACGCTGACCACGCCAAGGCGTGGAACGCGGTGCTCACCGGTGCGGGGAAGCCGGCGATCACCGGCGTGCCACTGTCCAACCAGCCCGCTACTCTCAAGGCGCTCGGTGCGGCCACGGACGTGGGTGCGGTGGCCAAGCTCGCCCTGCAGCTGGAGCAGCAGGCCGCGCAGACGTACCTGTTCGCGACCTACAGCGTGACCAGTCCCGCCGGGATCGCCACCGCCGCCACCATCGCGCCGGTCGAGGCGATGCACGCGGCGATCCTCAACTTCGTCCTTGGCCAGTACCCGGTCCCAGACGACTTCCTGCCCGTCGACAAGGCCGCCTCCCCAACCCTCCTCACGATCTGA
- a CDS encoding cupredoxin domain-containing protein yields the protein MQPSGAAQITISNFAFQPGDLTVAPGATVTVVNHDSTAHTVTASGGGGFDTGHINGGASGTFTAPTKPGSYPYICTIHQFMHGTLTVH from the coding sequence GTGCAGCCGTCCGGGGCGGCGCAGATCACGATCAGCAACTTCGCCTTCCAGCCCGGCGATCTGACTGTGGCCCCGGGCGCGACCGTGACGGTGGTCAACCACGACTCCACCGCGCACACCGTCACCGCGAGCGGCGGGGGCGGGTTCGACACCGGCCACATCAACGGCGGCGCGTCGGGGACATTCACCGCGCCTACCAAGCCGGGCAGCTACCCCTACATCTGCACCATCCACCAGTTCATGCACGGCACCCTCACGGTGCATTAA
- a CDS encoding STAS domain-containing protein, with translation MGAHHLTARAMADRQHLTQCGTGRSWAALTVGRHDWRGTTTITATGELDLDSAPLLRRELDRCLDGGVHDMAVDLAGVTFCDCSGLSSLLQAHRRGAVLGTSLWLQHPRPFIARLIALAGAETTLLPWSATGMCPLSVRSLPARDAAVDPT, from the coding sequence ATGGGCGCCCACCACCTCACAGCCCGAGCAATGGCAGACCGCCAACACCTGACCCAGTGCGGGACCGGGAGGTCGTGGGCCGCACTCACGGTTGGGCGGCACGACTGGCGGGGCACGACGACGATCACGGCGACCGGCGAACTCGACCTGGACTCCGCGCCGCTCCTGCGTCGGGAGCTGGACCGGTGTCTGGACGGTGGCGTGCACGACATGGCGGTGGATCTCGCCGGAGTCACCTTCTGCGACTGCAGCGGCCTGAGCTCGCTCCTGCAGGCCCACCGCCGCGGCGCCGTACTCGGAACGTCCCTGTGGCTGCAGCACCCTAGGCCGTTCATAGCCCGACTGATCGCACTGGCTGGCGCCGAGACCACCCTCCTGCCGTGGAGCGCCACGGGAATGTGCCCACTGTCTGTTCGCTCCCTGCCGGCCCGTGACGCGGCGGTTGACCCGACCTGA
- a CDS encoding DUF5994 family protein produces the protein MSVSLLRPLSVALPPPRTESTALRLSLRPGASGGGLSVGALDGAWWPHSDDLVRELPSVVRTLDPLWGRITRVNINPTHWQQPLPREIPVPGHVVKVGWFTTEQDPHKLLLLSYRTRRWDLLVIPPQTAPAVAARLMAAASDPAGSSTASALIAAELGHVEAPGAVSVVARDSGAEAEWESEGGAALSVPLIMPIGRITVSSGR, from the coding sequence ATGTCCGTGTCACTCCTGCGACCGCTCTCGGTCGCTCTTCCCCCGCCCCGCACGGAATCGACGGCGCTACGGCTCTCCCTTCGGCCCGGCGCCAGCGGCGGCGGCCTTTCCGTCGGCGCCCTTGATGGCGCCTGGTGGCCGCACTCCGATGACCTCGTTCGCGAACTGCCGTCCGTTGTTCGCACGCTGGACCCGCTGTGGGGGCGCATCACCAGGGTCAACATCAACCCGACCCACTGGCAGCAGCCCCTGCCCCGCGAGATCCCGGTTCCGGGACACGTGGTCAAGGTCGGCTGGTTCACCACCGAGCAGGACCCGCACAAACTCCTGCTCCTCTCCTACCGCACCCGCCGCTGGGACCTGCTCGTCATCCCACCACAAACCGCCCCGGCGGTCGCCGCGCGGCTGATGGCCGCGGCCAGCGACCCGGCCGGTTCGTCCACCGCGAGCGCGCTGATCGCCGCCGAACTCGGCCACGTCGAGGCCCCGGGGGCCGTCAGCGTCGTGGCTCGCGACTCGGGCGCGGAAGCCGAATGGGAATCCGAAGGCGGCGCGGCATTGTCCGTTCCGCTGATCATGCCCATCGGCCGCATCACCGTGTCCTCGGGAAGGTGA
- a CDS encoding YegP family protein encodes MANTIEVYLDNSGEWRFRLTSIRGETIAASSAFASELACLAGVAAMQTSAGDAQVTVLTPTAL; translated from the coding sequence ATGGCCAACACCATCGAGGTCTACCTCGACAACTCCGGAGAGTGGCGCTTCCGGCTGACGAGTATCCGCGGCGAGACCATTGCCGCAAGCAGCGCCTTCGCCTCCGAGCTCGCCTGCCTGGCCGGCGTCGCCGCCATGCAGACCAGCGCCGGCGACGCACAGGTCACCGTCCTCACCCCCACCGCCTTGTAG
- a CDS encoding helix-turn-helix transcriptional regulator: MEPVPAPRAAQWTFLTNHARVLVQISRDPGIRVRDIASRCLLTERAVLRIIADLEAAGYLTHTRAGRHNHYRLVPETKLRHPADAGPTVAELLAALTTLPAPEPLDP; the protein is encoded by the coding sequence ATGGAGCCGGTTCCCGCCCCCAGGGCTGCGCAGTGGACGTTCCTGACCAACCACGCCCGGGTGCTGGTCCAGATCTCCCGCGATCCCGGGATCCGGGTACGCGACATCGCGTCACGCTGCCTGCTGACCGAGCGGGCGGTGCTGCGCATCATCGCCGACCTCGAAGCGGCCGGCTACCTCACCCACACCCGCGCGGGCCGCCACAACCACTACCGCCTCGTGCCCGAAACCAAGCTCCGCCACCCCGCCGACGCCGGCCCCACCGTCGCCGAACTCCTCGCCGCGCTCACCACACTCCCCGCCCCCGAACCCCTCGACCCGTAG
- a CDS encoding GAF and ANTAR domain-containing protein, with product MISDGMAEVLRLLERDDGFDAAAEVAARAAEILGVDGLTVSLATGGDQVELMWCTDEAAGQFEDLQFTLGEGPGPDAVRSGAMVLVPDLAQVRPGRWPALTMESADLDARAVFCFPMGIGAIRVGVLTLVRRSPRPLTDGQTGDAQVLAHALTGRALGSAVPGRNGSAVPADTPGTLLQAVVHQATGMVSVQLDVPLPQALLRLRAHAYSSGRPLLDISRDVVARRLRLDLNGNGDGNPLPVSDKD from the coding sequence GTGATCAGTGACGGCATGGCCGAGGTTCTGCGACTGCTCGAACGCGACGACGGGTTCGACGCCGCAGCTGAGGTTGCTGCGCGCGCCGCGGAGATCCTGGGCGTGGACGGGCTCACGGTGTCGCTTGCGACCGGCGGCGACCAAGTGGAACTGATGTGGTGCACCGACGAGGCGGCCGGACAGTTCGAGGACCTGCAGTTCACCCTCGGGGAAGGCCCAGGCCCTGATGCCGTGCGCAGCGGCGCGATGGTGCTGGTACCCGACCTGGCGCAAGTGCGGCCCGGGCGCTGGCCGGCACTCACTATGGAGTCCGCAGACCTGGACGCCCGCGCCGTGTTCTGCTTCCCGATGGGGATCGGGGCGATCCGCGTCGGTGTGCTGACCCTGGTGCGCCGGAGCCCGAGGCCGCTGACCGACGGGCAGACCGGTGACGCGCAGGTCCTTGCCCACGCCTTGACCGGGCGCGCCCTGGGCAGCGCGGTCCCAGGGCGCAACGGGTCCGCGGTTCCGGCCGATACGCCAGGCACGTTGCTGCAGGCCGTCGTGCACCAGGCCACCGGCATGGTCAGCGTCCAGCTTGACGTGCCCCTGCCCCAGGCTCTGCTACGGCTGCGCGCGCATGCTTATAGCAGTGGCCGACCGCTGCTCGACATCTCCAGGGACGTGGTCGCGCGGCGGCTGCGCCTGGACCTCAACGGCAACGGCGACGGAAACCCGTTGCCCGTCTCAGACAAGGACTGA
- a CDS encoding GAF domain-containing protein: MAREQQVTKVFVEVADSLIDDFDLIDFLQRLSERCVELLDVAACGVLLADEHDVLQVLAASDEDTRLLELFALQHDQGPCVDCYRSGEPRTNINLDNPGAEQAWPQFTPAARRSGFASTNSIPMRLRGKVIGALGLFQYSDHHLSDADTALAQALADLATIAILQQRTLAHSETERSQLQYALTSRIVLEQVKGILAERWQVTTDEAFAAFRAYARAHHHQISRLARAIADGEFDTDQIPRTAPHR, encoded by the coding sequence ATGGCCCGCGAGCAGCAAGTGACCAAGGTCTTCGTGGAGGTCGCCGACTCCCTGATCGACGACTTCGACCTGATCGACTTTCTCCAGCGACTGTCCGAGCGTTGTGTGGAACTGCTGGACGTGGCCGCGTGCGGGGTGCTGCTGGCCGACGAGCACGACGTGCTCCAGGTGCTGGCCGCCTCGGACGAGGACACCCGGCTGCTGGAGCTCTTCGCGCTGCAGCACGACCAGGGCCCGTGCGTGGACTGCTACCGCAGCGGCGAGCCGCGCACCAACATCAACCTCGACAACCCGGGCGCCGAGCAGGCATGGCCGCAGTTCACCCCGGCCGCCCGCCGGTCCGGGTTCGCCTCCACCAACTCGATCCCCATGCGGCTGCGTGGGAAAGTCATCGGCGCCCTCGGCCTGTTCCAATACAGCGACCATCATCTCAGCGACGCGGACACGGCCCTGGCCCAGGCCCTGGCGGACCTGGCCACCATCGCCATCCTGCAGCAGCGCACCCTGGCCCACAGCGAGACCGAGCGCAGCCAACTCCAATACGCGCTCACCAGCCGGATCGTCCTGGAACAGGTCAAGGGCATCCTCGCCGAGCGCTGGCAGGTCACCACGGACGAGGCGTTCGCCGCCTTCCGCGCCTACGCCCGCGCCCACCACCACCAGATCTCCCGGCTCGCCCGTGCGATCGCCGACGGCGAGTTCGACACCGACCAGATTCCCCGTACGGCCCCGCACCGCTGA
- a CDS encoding STAS domain-containing protein — translation MTVNHGLPQDAATRTGTATLTIERHDLGNSTRLTLIGEIDLATVPLLRQALAKCLNDGARTIHVDLTHTSFCDCCGLGELLHAHQRAAAAGASLHLHHPTPMVARLLNLTDTASILLAPEPGPDGTEPGPPSQRGRSERFRWRWRWGWARRIGPWSR, via the coding sequence GTGACCGTCAACCACGGCCTGCCCCAGGACGCAGCCACCCGGACTGGAACGGCGACGCTTACCATCGAACGACACGACCTGGGAAACAGCACACGGCTCACCCTGATCGGCGAGATCGATCTGGCCACCGTGCCACTGCTGCGCCAGGCCCTGGCGAAGTGCCTGAACGACGGCGCGCGCACCATCCATGTGGACCTCACCCACACCAGCTTCTGCGATTGCTGTGGCCTGGGTGAACTCCTCCACGCCCACCAGCGCGCCGCCGCAGCCGGAGCATCCCTGCACCTGCACCACCCCACGCCGATGGTCGCCCGACTGCTCAACCTGACCGACACCGCGAGCATCCTGCTGGCCCCTGAGCCGGGCCCAGACGGAACGGAACCAGGCCCGCCTTCCCAGCGCGGCCGCTCAGAGAGGTTCCGGTGGCGGTGGCGGTGGGGGTGGGCGCGCCGGATAGGCCCATGGTCCCGGTAG
- a CDS encoding TetR/AcrR family transcriptional regulator, with product MDTRPDLAAKDSEPHLGGKLTRERMLACALEMVDRDGIDKLSMRGLARALGRDPMSLYRYAANKADLLDGVAETVLADLTVDATDTDWVAQLRSVAHKYRGIALTHPHVVPLLVTRPLATPLALRPRGTLRPLEDILALLTRAGFSGADALHIYRALFGFLHGHILNELQEIVENPDETDDLLRLGLHRLPLHEFPHIRGLASTLASYDGAAELERGLDILLAGLRTATTTAM from the coding sequence ATGGACACGAGACCCGACCTGGCGGCCAAGGACTCCGAACCGCACCTGGGCGGCAAGCTCACCCGCGAGCGCATGCTGGCCTGCGCGTTGGAGATGGTCGACCGCGACGGCATCGACAAGCTCTCCATGCGGGGACTGGCCCGGGCGCTGGGCCGCGACCCGATGAGCCTGTACCGCTACGCGGCGAACAAGGCGGACCTGCTCGACGGAGTCGCCGAAACCGTCCTGGCCGACCTCACCGTGGACGCGACCGACACCGACTGGGTCGCCCAACTACGCTCGGTGGCGCACAAGTACCGCGGGATCGCGCTGACCCACCCACACGTCGTGCCGCTGCTGGTCACCCGCCCGCTGGCCACCCCGCTCGCCCTACGCCCCCGCGGCACCCTGCGCCCGCTGGAGGACATCCTCGCCCTGCTCACGCGGGCCGGTTTCAGCGGCGCCGACGCCCTGCACATCTACCGCGCCCTGTTCGGCTTCCTCCACGGACATATCCTCAACGAACTCCAGGAGATCGTCGAAAACCCCGACGAGACCGACGACCTCCTGCGCCTGGGACTGCACCGGCTGCCCCTCCACGAGTTCCCGCACATCCGCGGCCTCGCCTCCACCCTGGCCTCCTACGACGGCGCGGCGGAGCTCGAACGCGGCCTCGACATCCTCCTCGCCGGGCTGCGGACCGCCACCACCACCGCCATGTGA
- a CDS encoding CsbD family protein encodes MTLSKKAAHKAEAAKGGVKKAVGRATGDRALEAEGRGDQVKGDTKQAGAKIKDAFKH; translated from the coding sequence ATGACCCTGTCCAAGAAAGCCGCCCACAAGGCCGAAGCCGCCAAGGGCGGCGTCAAGAAGGCCGTCGGCCGTGCCACCGGAGACCGAGCCCTGGAGGCCGAGGGCCGCGGAGACCAGGTCAAGGGTGACACCAAGCAGGCCGGCGCCAAGATCAAGGACGCCTTCAAGCACTGA
- a CDS encoding IS110 family RNA-guided transposase — MPQAGRDGSELGSKDHVTDDETVDVYLGLDVGKGEHHATALTPAGKKAFDKPLPNTEPKLRELFAKLQAKHGTVLVVVDQPASIGALPLAVARDMGCRVAYLPGLTMRRIADLYPGEAKTDARDAYVIADAARTMPHTLRAIDPADETTAELQMIVGFDDDLTTETTRIKNRLRGLLTQVHPSLEQVLGPRLDHPAVLALLERFGSPAQIRKAGRRRLVTLLRPKAPRMAERLVEDIFTALDAQTVVVPGTEAAALIVPSLASSLTALADQRKTLAARIEELLEAHPLSQVLTSMPGVGVRTAARILIDVGDGTAFPTAGHLAAYAGLAPVTRASGSSIRGEHPARRGNKQLKRALYLAAFASLKQPESRAYYDKKRKEGKHHVAAIVALARRRIDVLFAMLRDGTFYQAPAVTPA, encoded by the coding sequence ATGCCGCAGGCAGGCCGGGATGGTTCGGAGCTGGGAAGCAAGGATCACGTGACCGACGACGAGACCGTCGACGTCTATCTGGGCCTGGACGTCGGCAAGGGCGAGCACCACGCCACCGCCCTCACTCCGGCCGGGAAGAAGGCCTTCGACAAGCCCCTGCCCAACACCGAGCCCAAGCTGCGCGAGCTGTTCGCCAAGCTCCAGGCCAAGCACGGGACCGTGCTCGTCGTCGTCGACCAGCCCGCCTCTATAGGCGCCCTTCCGCTGGCGGTCGCCCGCGACATGGGCTGCCGGGTCGCCTACCTCCCCGGGCTGACCATGCGTCGGATCGCGGACCTGTATCCGGGCGAGGCCAAGACCGACGCGAGGGACGCCTACGTCATCGCCGACGCCGCGCGCACGATGCCGCACACGCTCCGGGCCATCGACCCGGCCGATGAGACCACTGCCGAGCTGCAGATGATCGTCGGCTTCGACGACGACCTCACCACCGAGACCACCCGGATCAAGAACCGCCTGCGCGGTCTGCTCACCCAGGTCCACCCCTCACTCGAGCAGGTCCTGGGCCCGCGCCTGGACCACCCCGCCGTCCTGGCCCTGCTGGAGCGCTTCGGCTCACCCGCCCAGATCCGCAAGGCGGGTCGCCGCCGCCTGGTCACGCTGCTGCGGCCGAAGGCCCCGCGCATGGCCGAGCGCCTGGTGGAGGACATCTTCACCGCACTCGACGCGCAGACCGTCGTCGTCCCCGGGACCGAGGCCGCGGCACTGATCGTCCCCAGCCTCGCCTCCTCCCTCACCGCCCTCGCGGATCAGCGCAAGACCCTGGCCGCACGGATCGAGGAACTGCTGGAGGCCCACCCTCTTTCCCAGGTCCTGACCTCCATGCCCGGAGTCGGGGTCAGGACCGCAGCCCGCATCCTCATCGACGTCGGCGACGGCACCGCGTTCCCCACCGCCGGGCACCTGGCCGCCTACGCAGGCCTCGCACCGGTCACCCGAGCCTCCGGCTCGTCGATCCGCGGCGAGCACCCCGCCCGACGCGGCAACAAACAGCTCAAACGCGCCCTCTACCTCGCCGCGTTCGCCTCGCTCAAGCAGCCCGAGTCACGGGCCTACTACGACAAGAAACGCAAGGAAGGAAAGCACCACGTCGCGGCCATCGTCGCGCTCGCCCGGCGACGCATCGACGTGCTCTTCGCCATGCTTCGCGACGGCACCTTCTACCAGGCCCCAGCCGTCACGCCAGCTTGA
- a CDS encoding SigB/SigF/SigG family RNA polymerase sigma factor — protein MAPTSPTATTPRKPFGLPEPAQIPRLPAPNCLTVDESRGLSRVLFERLRALPEGGDDYSYVRNTLIELNVALVRATVSHYRHRSEPNDDLIQVGIVGLIKAINRFDPDRGLEFATYALPTIDGELKRFFRDTSWAVRVPRRLQEMRLRVARAKDDLQQQLGREPSDTELGERIGTTVALIAEARIATNAYSAGTLEHPTDGEEREGPLSRRLGYTDHGLESVETREVLRPAIAALSERDRAILALRFTGELSQAQIGAELGISQMQVSRLLARILDRLRTALLTER, from the coding sequence ATGGCCCCCACATCGCCAACCGCGACCACCCCGCGAAAGCCCTTCGGGTTGCCCGAGCCGGCGCAGATCCCGCGGCTGCCGGCACCCAACTGCCTGACCGTCGACGAGTCACGCGGGCTCTCCCGTGTGCTGTTCGAGCGGCTACGGGCGCTGCCCGAGGGCGGCGACGACTATTCCTACGTGCGCAACACGTTGATCGAGCTCAACGTCGCCCTGGTCCGTGCGACTGTGTCCCACTACCGCCACCGCAGCGAGCCGAACGACGACCTCATCCAGGTCGGCATCGTCGGTCTCATCAAGGCCATCAACCGCTTCGACCCCGACCGCGGCCTGGAGTTCGCCACCTACGCGCTGCCCACCATCGACGGCGAACTCAAACGCTTCTTCCGCGACACCAGCTGGGCGGTACGGGTCCCCAGGCGCCTGCAGGAGATGCGCCTGCGAGTGGCCAGAGCCAAGGACGACCTCCAGCAGCAACTCGGACGCGAGCCAAGCGACACGGAACTGGGCGAACGCATCGGCACCACCGTGGCCTTGATCGCCGAAGCCAGGATCGCGACCAACGCCTACTCGGCCGGCACACTGGAACACCCCACCGACGGCGAGGAACGCGAGGGCCCGCTCAGCCGTCGCCTCGGCTACACCGACCACGGCCTGGAGAGCGTCGAAACCCGGGAAGTCCTCAGACCCGCCATCGCCGCACTTTCCGAGCGTGACCGAGCCATTCTCGCGCTGCGCTTCACCGGCGAGCTCAGCCAGGCTCAGATAGGCGCTGAACTTGGCATCTCCCAGATGCAGGTGTCCCGGCTCCTGGCCCGGATCCTCGATCGGCTTCGCACCGCGTTGCTCACCGAGCGCTGA